The Pseudomonas baetica genome includes a region encoding these proteins:
- the rplU gene encoding 50S ribosomal protein L21 — MSYAVIVTGGKQYKVAPGEYLKIEKLEVATGESVTFDRVLLVANGDDVNIGAPVVAGATVVAEVISQGRHDKVRIIKFRRRKHHMKRMGHRQWYTEIKITGIQA, encoded by the coding sequence ATGTCTTATGCAGTAATCGTTACTGGCGGCAAGCAGTACAAAGTCGCCCCAGGTGAATACCTGAAGATCGAAAAACTGGAAGTCGCTACCGGCGAATCCGTTACCTTTGATCGCGTTCTGTTGGTTGCCAATGGCGACGACGTAAACATCGGCGCTCCAGTTGTTGCTGGCGCTACTGTTGTGGCTGAAGTGATCTCCCAAGGTCGTCACGATAAAGTCCGCATCATCAAGTTCCGTCGTCGTAAGCACCACATGAAGCGTATGGGCCACCGCCAGTGGTACACCGAGATCAAAATCACCGGTATTCAGGCTTAA
- the cgtA gene encoding Obg family GTPase CgtA, whose product MKFVDEVSIRVKAGDGGNGAMSFRREKFIENGGPNGGDGGDGGSIYMMADENLNTLVDYRYTRHFDAERGSNGGSTDCTGKKGEDLILRVPVGTTVIDSATQEVIGDLTKAGQKLMVVQGGWHGLGNTRFKSSTNRAPRQTTPGKPGEQRDLKLEMKVLADVGLLGLPNAGKSTFIRSVSAAKPKVADYPFTTLVPNLGVVSVDRWKSFVVADIPGLIEGASDGAGLGIRFLKHLARTRLLLHLVDMAPLDDSSAPDAAEVIVNELIKFSPSLAERDRWLVLNKCDQILEEEHDERVKEIVDRLEWTGPVYVISAIAKIGTERLCHDIMRYMEDRADRLANDPAYKEELADLDQRIEDEARAQLQALDDKRALRRSGVKSVHDIGDDDWDEEDVDDEDGPEIIYVRD is encoded by the coding sequence ATGAAGTTTGTTGATGAAGTATCGATTCGCGTAAAGGCTGGTGACGGTGGCAATGGTGCCATGAGTTTCCGTCGGGAAAAGTTCATCGAAAACGGTGGTCCTAACGGTGGTGATGGCGGTGATGGCGGTTCCATCTACATGATGGCCGACGAAAACCTCAACACCCTGGTGGACTACCGTTACACCCGGCACTTCGATGCCGAGCGTGGCTCCAACGGCGGCAGCACCGACTGCACCGGCAAAAAAGGTGAAGATCTGATCCTGCGCGTACCGGTCGGTACCACGGTGATCGACTCCGCCACCCAGGAAGTCATCGGCGACCTGACCAAGGCTGGTCAGAAGCTCATGGTGGTGCAGGGCGGTTGGCACGGTCTGGGCAACACCCGTTTCAAATCCAGTACCAACCGTGCGCCGCGTCAGACTACGCCGGGCAAGCCGGGCGAGCAGCGCGACCTGAAACTGGAAATGAAAGTGCTGGCTGACGTCGGTCTGCTGGGTTTGCCGAACGCCGGTAAAAGTACCTTTATCCGCTCGGTTTCGGCGGCCAAGCCGAAGGTTGCCGACTACCCGTTCACCACGTTGGTGCCGAACCTGGGGGTGGTCAGTGTCGATCGCTGGAAGAGCTTCGTCGTTGCCGACATTCCGGGCTTGATCGAAGGTGCTTCCGACGGTGCTGGTCTGGGTATTCGTTTCCTCAAGCACTTGGCGCGTACGCGTCTGTTGCTGCACCTCGTCGATATGGCGCCGCTGGATGACTCCAGTGCTCCGGATGCGGCTGAGGTGATCGTCAACGAGCTGATCAAGTTCAGCCCGTCTCTGGCTGAGCGTGATCGCTGGCTGGTGCTGAACAAGTGCGACCAGATCCTTGAAGAAGAGCACGATGAGCGCGTCAAGGAAATCGTTGATCGCCTGGAATGGACGGGTCCGGTCTACGTGATCTCGGCCATCGCCAAGATCGGTACCGAGCGTCTGTGCCACGACATCATGCGTTATATGGAAGATCGTGCCGATCGCCTGGCCAATGACCCGGCTTACAAGGAAGAGCTGGCCGATCTCGATCAGCGCATCGAAGACGAAGCTCGCGCGCAATTGCAGGCGCTGGACGATAAGCGTGCCCTGCGTCGCAGCGGCGTGAAGTCGGTCCATGACATCGGCGACGATGACTGGGATGAAGAAGATGTGGATGACGAAGATGGTCCGGAAATCATTTACGTGCGTGACTGA
- the proB gene encoding glutamate 5-kinase, which translates to MRSKVTGAQRWVVKIGSALLTADGKGLDRAAMSVWVEQMVALHEAGVELVLVSSGAVAAGMSRLGWTARPSAMHELQAAAAIGQMGLVQAWESSFAEHGRHTAQILLTHDDLSDRKRYLNARSTLRALVELKVIPVINENDTVVTDEIRFGDNDTLAALVANLVEADLLVILTDRDGMFDADPRNNPEAQMIYEARADDPSLDAVAGGTGGALGRGGMQTKLRAARLAARSGAHTVIVGGRLERVLDRLRAGERIGTLLSPERGMLAARKQWLAGHLQTRGTLVLDDGAVSALSQGNKSLLPVGVKLVQGSFRRGEMVVCVAPDGREIARGLANYSALEAQKIIGQSSDAIVGLLGYMAEPELVHRDNLILV; encoded by the coding sequence ATGCGGAGCAAGGTGACAGGTGCGCAGCGTTGGGTCGTGAAGATCGGCAGCGCTTTGCTGACAGCTGATGGCAAGGGGCTGGATCGTGCGGCAATGAGTGTCTGGGTCGAGCAGATGGTGGCCCTGCATGAGGCTGGTGTCGAGTTGGTGCTGGTGTCCTCCGGGGCGGTGGCGGCCGGGATGAGTCGTTTGGGTTGGACCGCACGACCCAGTGCGATGCACGAACTCCAGGCGGCCGCTGCGATCGGTCAGATGGGCTTGGTGCAGGCTTGGGAGTCGAGCTTTGCCGAGCATGGCCGGCACACGGCGCAGATTCTTCTGACTCACGACGACCTGTCCGATCGCAAGCGCTACCTGAACGCCCGCAGCACCTTGCGTGCGCTGGTCGAGCTGAAAGTCATCCCGGTCATCAATGAAAACGACACCGTGGTCACTGACGAAATCCGTTTTGGTGACAACGATACGCTGGCGGCGCTGGTGGCCAATCTGGTCGAAGCTGATTTGCTGGTGATCCTCACTGATCGCGACGGCATGTTCGACGCTGATCCGCGCAACAATCCTGAAGCGCAGATGATCTACGAGGCGCGCGCCGATGATCCGAGTCTGGATGCGGTGGCGGGCGGCACGGGTGGTGCGCTGGGTCGCGGCGGCATGCAGACCAAGTTGCGCGCTGCGCGGCTGGCGGCGCGCTCTGGTGCGCACACCGTCATCGTTGGTGGTCGGCTTGAGCGTGTGCTCGATCGTCTGAGGGCGGGTGAGCGCATCGGCACCTTGCTGTCGCCTGAGCGCGGCATGCTGGCGGCGCGCAAGCAGTGGCTGGCCGGGCATCTGCAAACCCGCGGCACCTTGGTGCTGGATGATGGTGCGGTGTCGGCTTTGTCGCAGGGCAACAAGAGCCTGTTGCCGGTTGGCGTCAAACTGGTGCAGGGCAGCTTCCGTCGCGGGGAAATGGTGGTTTGCGTGGCGCCGGACGGTCGAGAGATCGCCCGTGGCCTGGCCAACTACAGTGCCCTGGAAGCACAAAAAATCATCGGTCAGTCGTCGGATGCGATTGTCGGTTTGCTGGGTTACATGGCTGAGCCGGAGCTGGTTCACCGTGACAATCTGATTCTGGTTTGA
- the rpmA gene encoding 50S ribosomal protein L27 produces the protein MAHKKAGGSTRNGRDSEAKRLGVKMYGGQKIIPGNIIVRQRGTQFHAGYGVGMGKDHTLFAKIEGVIKFEVKGAFNRRYVSVVAA, from the coding sequence ATGGCACACAAAAAAGCTGGTGGTAGTACCCGTAACGGTCGCGACTCAGAAGCCAAACGCCTTGGCGTCAAGATGTATGGCGGCCAGAAAATCATTCCGGGCAACATCATCGTGCGTCAGCGCGGCACCCAATTCCACGCCGGTTACGGTGTTGGCATGGGTAAAGATCACACCCTCTTCGCGAAAATCGAAGGCGTGATCAAGTTTGAAGTAAAAGGCGCGTTCAACCGCCGTTACGTGAGCGTTGTCGCAGCTTAA